One region of Acaryochloris thomasi RCC1774 genomic DNA includes:
- a CDS encoding transglycosylase domain-containing protein, whose translation MTPDPPPSRTILGNVTQVVKTIFAPANVTKLVLKSNARVPKLLIRVGEDQPKEHKLIGDRYVIGRSSQGCDIVIRNPIVSQVHASLQRDQKRSNRFVFLDESSTNGTFHRKQRVKQYWLHHKDQLTLGPPALAEAVQITFIDPPPWYIRGLRYALYGVTGMIALVTAVVAFEWQKFEVTPLPVVNQGPIVVLARDQTPLTPQRTSAHGELKSLSEFSPYVVDALLASEDSRYYWHLGVDPIGTLRAFLTNVSGGSQQGGSGITQQVARSLFRGYVGAENSIARKYREAMVALKLETFYSKDLVLLTYLNKVYLGVNANGFEDAARFYFDKSAGDVSISEAATLVGILPAPNAFNPVQDYDAALFYRNRVITRMAAQGRITQEEGNRARRSRIEISPKAKKALQSNRAPYYYSYVFDELKTLLGPDLAQEGNFIVETGLDPKIQEEAMLSLQQAVSTAGSQFRFSQGAIVTLDYRTGEILALVGGVDYAKSQFNRATQAKRQPGSTFKLFGYAAALDRGISPSKAYACSPLTYQGFTYKGCRSGGASVNMYTGMALSENVVALRVAQDAGLNRVIQTARDLGVESKLDPVPAVVLGQNESTVLEMSRAYAVVANGGLKATPLAIRKVLDAGDCEDAQDIQTCRVIFNRGQESAEQVLEPRIARTMTRMMQGVISSGTGRSASLGLGEAGKTGTTDKGRDLWFIGYVPRRSLLTGIWLGNDDNQPTSGSSGQAATLWGQYMRKIVN comes from the coding sequence ATGACTCCCGATCCCCCTCCCTCTCGTACTATCCTGGGCAACGTCACGCAGGTCGTGAAGACTATCTTTGCCCCAGCTAATGTGACGAAGCTTGTCCTCAAGAGTAATGCCAGGGTGCCAAAGCTCTTGATCCGCGTAGGTGAAGACCAGCCCAAGGAACATAAGCTGATTGGGGATCGGTATGTGATTGGGCGGAGTTCTCAGGGCTGTGACATCGTGATTCGCAACCCCATCGTCAGTCAGGTGCATGCCTCACTGCAGCGAGATCAAAAGCGTTCGAATCGCTTTGTTTTTTTAGATGAAAGCTCTACGAACGGTACCTTTCATCGCAAGCAGCGGGTTAAACAGTACTGGCTTCATCACAAAGACCAGTTAACCCTTGGTCCGCCTGCTTTAGCAGAAGCGGTGCAGATCACATTCATTGATCCGCCCCCTTGGTACATTCGGGGGCTTCGTTATGCGCTCTACGGTGTGACGGGCATGATTGCGCTTGTCACCGCCGTTGTTGCATTTGAGTGGCAAAAATTTGAGGTGACGCCTCTACCTGTTGTCAATCAGGGGCCGATTGTCGTGCTGGCTCGTGACCAAACCCCCCTGACGCCGCAGCGCACATCTGCCCACGGTGAGCTTAAGTCTCTATCTGAGTTTTCTCCCTACGTCGTTGACGCCCTCTTGGCCTCTGAAGACAGTCGCTATTACTGGCACTTGGGTGTTGACCCCATCGGAACACTGCGGGCGTTTCTTACTAACGTTAGTGGCGGTAGCCAGCAGGGGGGCAGCGGTATTACCCAGCAGGTCGCCCGAAGTCTGTTTCGTGGCTATGTGGGGGCAGAAAATTCCATTGCCCGCAAATATCGTGAGGCTATGGTGGCCCTCAAGTTGGAAACCTTCTACAGTAAAGACCTTGTTCTGTTGACTTACCTCAATAAGGTCTATCTGGGCGTCAACGCTAATGGGTTTGAAGATGCGGCCCGTTTCTACTTTGATAAGTCTGCTGGCGATGTATCGATCTCAGAGGCGGCAACCTTAGTTGGAATTTTGCCTGCGCCCAACGCCTTCAATCCGGTGCAAGATTACGATGCGGCGCTGTTCTATCGCAATCGGGTGATTACCCGGATGGCGGCTCAAGGTCGCATTACGCAAGAAGAAGGCAATCGGGCCAGACGATCGCGCATTGAAATTAGCCCCAAGGCGAAAAAGGCACTGCAGAGTAATCGAGCGCCCTACTACTACAGCTACGTCTTTGATGAACTCAAAACGCTTCTGGGTCCAGACTTGGCTCAAGAAGGTAACTTCATCGTTGAAACGGGTCTAGATCCCAAGATCCAAGAAGAGGCAATGCTTTCTCTGCAGCAGGCCGTCAGTACTGCGGGGTCGCAATTTCGGTTCAGTCAAGGGGCAATTGTGACCCTAGACTATCGAACCGGCGAAATTTTGGCCTTGGTCGGCGGAGTGGATTATGCAAAAAGCCAGTTTAATCGGGCAACTCAGGCAAAGCGCCAGCCCGGTTCTACTTTCAAGCTGTTTGGCTATGCCGCCGCCCTTGATCGGGGCATTTCACCCAGCAAGGCCTATGCCTGCAGTCCTCTGACCTATCAGGGCTTCACCTATAAGGGCTGTCGCTCGGGCGGGGCCAGCGTCAATATGTATACCGGTATGGCGCTATCGGAGAATGTGGTGGCGCTGCGGGTGGCTCAAGATGCGGGCCTCAATCGTGTCATCCAGACGGCGCGTGATTTGGGTGTTGAATCAAAGTTAGATCCTGTGCCTGCTGTGGTGCTGGGGCAAAATGAGTCCACTGTTTTAGAAATGAGCCGCGCCTATGCGGTGGTTGCCAATGGTGGCCTGAAGGCGACGCCCCTAGCGATTCGTAAGGTGCTCGATGCTGGGGATTGTGAGGATGCTCAGGATATTCAAACCTGTCGGGTGATCTTCAATCGCGGTCAGGAATCGGCAGAGCAAGTGTTAGAGCCCCGGATTGCCCGGACAATGACTCGAATGATGCAGGGCGTGATTAGTTCGGGGACAGGGCGCTCGGCCAGCTTGGGACTGGGTGAAGCGGGCAAAACCGGCACCACTGATAAGGGGCGCGATCTCTGGTTTATTGGCTATGTGCCCCGTCGCAGTCTGCTCACGGGCATTTGGCTGGGGAATGATGATAATCAGCCAACATCGGGCAGTAGTGGTCAGGCTGCAACGCTCTGGGGGCAGTACATGCGGAAGATTGTGAATTAG
- a CDS encoding cytochrome c, protein MLLGVVVAIAITATAIYQIRLSDPYVRDVLTLEGQVTQGKAIFQLNCAGCHGTKANGKVGPSLRNISGKRSQLSLMHQITSGETPPMPKFQVSPAEMADLLSYLNTL, encoded by the coding sequence GTGTTGCTGGGGGTTGTGGTTGCGATCGCAATTACAGCGACAGCGATCTATCAAATCCGGCTCTCAGATCCCTACGTTCGAGACGTGCTGACTCTAGAGGGACAGGTTACACAGGGTAAAGCCATCTTTCAGCTCAACTGTGCGGGCTGTCATGGAACTAAAGCCAACGGTAAAGTGGGACCGAGTTTGCGCAATATTTCAGGGAAGCGATCGCAACTCAGCCTCATGCATCAAATCACCAGCGGCGAGACCCCACCGATGCCAAAATTCCAGGTTAGCCCAGCAGAAATGGCCGATCTGCTGAGCTATCTGAACACGCTCTAA
- a CDS encoding filamentous hemagglutinin N-terminal domain-containing protein, with protein sequence MSVGLAFVIGTYMAERIVSRQRWGQRAIFLLKRWPRPQRLIFWAVFIFFSNQAVLRGQVVGDQTLPANSAVSTQDGLLYQIDQGTTRGRNLFHSFERFSVPSGGEARFNNSASVENIISRVTGGSISNVDGLIKANGNANFFFLNPNGIIFGPNSSLDIGGSFIASNAASLDFSDGSSFSAVEPQTSSLLTISTPVGLQLGENPASISSQSSIMNSLLDRTGLGVSPDLSLFLMGGNVMISTGRIDLIVQDQRTLRLQPNEKNQANSRENEIIQINSRENAVNPMNLRRFRSKIFSEDFAAVCTDKTGKESRLSRFFVSGRGGLSPDPNGNLSQDAVVANWALRQSKNISAAKEDARRNRQSSKITVAKLQTRIVEAHGWHITADGDVALTTQPLEISEAVAQKPGPSHPICARNFANDKA encoded by the coding sequence ATGTCTGTGGGATTAGCTTTCGTGATTGGAACGTATATGGCTGAACGCATAGTAAGTCGGCAGCGATGGGGGCAACGCGCTATTTTTCTGCTTAAAAGATGGCCTCGACCCCAGCGACTAATATTCTGGGCTGTATTTATATTCTTCTCAAACCAGGCGGTTCTGAGGGGGCAGGTTGTTGGAGATCAAACCTTACCTGCTAATTCTGCTGTTTCAACTCAGGATGGTTTGCTGTATCAAATCGATCAGGGGACAACACGTGGCAGAAATCTGTTTCACAGTTTTGAAAGGTTCTCTGTACCGAGTGGAGGCGAAGCTCGGTTTAATAATTCTGCTTCAGTTGAAAATATTATTAGTCGCGTAACGGGTGGAAGTATTTCTAATGTCGATGGCTTAATTAAAGCTAATGGGAATGCTAATTTTTTCTTCTTGAATCCTAATGGGATTATATTTGGACCAAATTCCTCTCTTGATATTGGTGGCTCATTTATTGCTAGTAATGCTGCTTCGCTTGATTTCTCTGATGGCTCATCGTTTAGTGCTGTAGAGCCACAAACATCTTCTCTGCTGACAATAAGTACGCCAGTGGGTCTGCAGTTGGGTGAGAATCCAGCTTCGATTAGCAGCCAATCCTCAATAATGAATTCTCTGTTAGATCGAACAGGCTTGGGAGTAAGTCCAGACCTGTCTTTATTCCTAATGGGAGGGAATGTAATGATTAGTACTGGTCGTATCGATTTGATTGTTCAAGATCAACGGACTCTAAGACTTCAACCGAATGAAAAAAATCAAGCAAATTCACGAGAGAATGAAATAATTCAAATAAATTCACGAGAGAATGCAGTGAATCCAATGAATTTACGAAGATTTAGGAGCAAGATATTCTCGGAAGATTTTGCTGCTGTTTGTACTGACAAAACGGGAAAAGAGTCGCGGTTGAGTCGATTTTTTGTTTCTGGTCGTGGTGGTTTATCTCCTGATCCTAATGGAAATCTTAGCCAAGATGCTGTTGTTGCAAATTGGGCCTTAAGACAGTCAAAAAATATAAGTGCTGCTAAGGAGGATGCTCGTAGAAATAGGCAGTCTTCAAAAATAACAGTTGCGAAGTTACAAACTCGCATTGTTGAGGCACACGGATGGCATATCACTGCAGACGGTGATGTTGCGTTAACAACTCAACCTCTTGAAATATCAGAAGCCGTAGCCCAAAAACCTGGACCTTCTCACCCGATCTGTGCAAGAAATTTTGCAAATGATAAGGCATAG